One genomic segment of Komagataella phaffii GS115 chromosome 4, complete sequence includes these proteins:
- a CDS encoding Mitochondrial serine hydroxymethyltransferase: protein MLKCLSRNLQRQPVIRQRSAPAAVLLRAYAIDTNSQALVSKPVQEIDPEMAQILEGEKQRQKHSITLIPSENFTSKAVMDLLGSEMQNKYSEGYPGERYYGGNEWIDKAESLCQKRALEAFELDPAQWGVNVQPLSGAPANLYAYSAVLEVGDRLMGLDLPHGGHLSHGYQTNATKISYISKYFQTMPYRLDENTGLIDYDALETSAVLFRPKVIVAGASAYARTIDYKRMREIADKVGAYLLSDMAHISGLVSAKVTESPFPYSDIVTTTTHKSLRGPRGAMIFFRKGIRKVTKKGKEIPYELERKINFSVFPAHQGGPHNHTISALAVALKQTQTPEFVSYQQAVVDNSKSFAESFIKRGFQLVSGGTDTHLILVDLRNKKIDGARVENVLEKINIAANKNTVPGDVSALFPSGLRVGTPAMTTRGFTAADFDRVAGYFEKAVAIAIDLKSGEKGSLAKEKLASFKSLAEDSAEIKKLAQEVSEWASTFPVPGEL, encoded by the coding sequence ATGTTGAAGTGTCTTAGTCGTAACCTGCAAAGGCAGCCTGTCATCAGGCAAAGAAGTGCTCCCGCGGCTGTGTTGCTGCGTGCTTACGCCATTGACACCAACTCTCAAGCGTTAGTTTCGAAGCCTGTACAGGAGATTGACCCTGAGATGGCACAAATCTTGGAAGGAGAGAAACAACGTCAGAAGCACTCAATTACTTTAATTCCTTCCGAAAATTTTACCTCCAAGGCTGTCATGGATTTGTTGGGATCAGAGATGCAAAATAAGTACTCCGAGGGATACCCAGGCGAACGTTACTATGGTGGTAACGAATGGATAGACAAGGCAGAAAGTCTTTGCCAGAAACGTGCCTTGGAGGCATTTGAGTTAGACCCTGCTCAATGGGGTGTCAATGTTCAACCATTATCTGGGGCTCCAGCTAATTTGTATGCTTACTCAGCCGTTCTAGAAGTTGGAGACCGTTTAATGGGATTGGATCTGCCTCATGGTGGTCATTTGTCCCATGGTTACCAAACAAACGCTACCAAGATCTCTTATATTTCCAAGTACTTTCAGACCATGCCTTACAGATTGGATGAAAATACGGGATTAATCGACTATGATGCCTTAGAAACCAGTGCAGTTTTGTTCCGTCCTAAAGTTATAGTAGCTGGTGCTTCCGCTTATGCTCGTACTATTGATTACAAACGTATGCGAGAAATCGCTGACAAAGTCGGTGCCTATTTGTTATCTGATATGGCTCATATTTCAGGATTGGTATCTGCAAAAGTTACGGAATCCCCATTCCCTTACTCCGACATTGTCACTACCACCACTCACAAGTCCCTACGTGGACCTAGGGGTGCCATGATTTTCTTCCGAAAGGGTATACGGAAGGTGACCAAGAAGGGCAAGGAGATTCCATATGAGCTTGAGCGTAAGATCAATTTCTCTGTGTTTCCAGCTCATCAGGGAGGACCACACAACCACACCATCTCTGCTCTTGCTGTGGCTCTGAAACAGACCCAAACTCCAGAATTTGTTTCCTACCAACAAGCTGTGGTGGACAACTCTAAGTCATTTGCTGAATCGTTCATAAAGAGAGGATTTCAGTTGGTGTCTGGAGGAACGGACACTCATTTGATCTTGGTTGATCTACGAAACAAGAAGATTGACGGTGCACGTGTTGAGAATGTCTTGGAGAAGATCAACATTGCTGCCAACAAGAACACTGTACCAGGCGATGTTTCGGCTTTATTTCCTTCGGGATTAAGAGTTGGAACTCCTGCAATGACAACCAGAGGATTTACTGCAGCAGATTTTGACCGTGTCGCAGgttactttgaaaaagcagTCGCAATTGCTATTGACCTCAAATCCGGAGAAAAGGGATCTTTGGCGAAGGAAAAGCTGGCTAGTTTCAAGAGTCTCGCCGAAGACAGTGCGGAAATCAAGAAGCTGGCCCAAGAAGTCAGTGAATGGGCTTCTACATTTCCTGTTCCGGGGGAATTGTAG